A stretch of the Bacillus anthracis str. Vollum genome encodes the following:
- a CDS encoding DUF3934 domain-containing protein, translated as MSKTKAKPKKGVGQGTGSKGWNRWQSSAKKKKAAKPYKSKGTKK; from the coding sequence ATGAGTAAAACGAAAGCAAAACCGAAAAAAGGTGTAGGACAAGGTACAGGAAGTAAAGGGTGGAACCGTTGGCAATCAAGTGCAAAAAAGAAGAAAGCTGCAAAGCCATACAAAAGTAAAGGTACAAAGAAATAA
- the asnA gene encoding aspartate--ammonia ligase, giving the protein MYQSLMTVRETQIAIKEVKTFFEDQLAKRLELFRVSAPLFVTKKSGLNDHLNGVERPIEFDMLHSGEELEIVHSLAKWKRFALHEYGYEAGEGLYTNMNAIRRDEELDATHSIYVDQWDWEKIVQKEWRTVDYLQKTVLTIYGIFKDLEDHLFEKYPFLGKYLPEEIVFVTSQELEDKYPELTPKDREHAIAKEHGAVFIIGIGDALRSGEKHDGRAADYDDWKLNGDILFWHPVLQSSFELSSMGIRVDSKSLDEQLTKTGEDFKREYDFHKGILEDVLPLTIGGGIGQSRMCMYFLRKAHIGEVQSSVWPDDLREACKKENIHLF; this is encoded by the coding sequence ATGTATCAATCATTAATGACAGTAAGAGAGACTCAAATCGCAATTAAGGAAGTTAAAACATTTTTCGAGGATCAATTAGCAAAACGACTTGAACTATTCCGCGTATCTGCACCATTATTCGTAACGAAAAAATCAGGATTAAACGATCACCTAAACGGTGTAGAACGTCCAATTGAATTTGATATGTTACACTCAGGAGAAGAATTAGAAATTGTGCACTCACTAGCGAAGTGGAAACGATTTGCACTCCATGAATATGGATATGAAGCTGGTGAAGGTTTGTATACAAACATGAACGCGATCCGTCGTGATGAAGAACTTGATGCAACACATTCTATTTACGTTGACCAATGGGATTGGGAAAAAATCGTTCAAAAAGAATGGCGTACTGTAGATTACTTACAAAAAACAGTACTAACAATTTATGGAATATTCAAAGATTTAGAAGACCACTTATTTGAAAAGTATCCGTTCCTTGGGAAGTATTTACCAGAAGAAATTGTATTCGTTACTTCTCAAGAACTAGAAGATAAATATCCAGAATTAACACCGAAAGATCGTGAACATGCAATTGCAAAAGAACACGGTGCAGTCTTCATTATCGGAATTGGTGATGCACTTCGTTCAGGTGAAAAGCATGATGGACGCGCAGCTGATTATGATGATTGGAAATTAAACGGTGATATTTTATTCTGGCACCCAGTACTACAATCTTCATTCGAATTATCATCAATGGGAATTCGTGTTGATAGTAAATCACTTGATGAGCAGTTAACGAAAACAGGTGAAGACTTCAAACGTGAGTACGATTTCCATAAAGGGATTTTAGAAGACGTACTACCATTAACAATTGGTGGTGGTATCGGACAATCAAGAATGTGCATGTACTTCTTACGTAAAGCACATATTGGTGAAGTTCAATCTTCTGTATGGCCTGATGATTTACGTGAAGCTTGCAAGAAAGAAAACATTCATCTATTTTAA
- a CDS encoding response regulator: protein MFYYIVDDDEVFRSMLSQIIEDGDLGEVIGESEDGAFIEAEQLNYKKVDILFIDLLMPMRDGIETVRHIASSFTGKIIMISQVESKQLIGEAYTLGVEYYITKPLNKIEVVSVVRKVIERIRLERSIYDIQKSLNNVFQWEKPQMRNETVQEGKKISDSGRFLLSELGIAGENGSKDLLSMLEYLYGQEKAQTFEFGFPALKDIFHQITVKKLGELASDADIEKERKASEQRVRRAIYQSLNHLASLGLTDFSNPKFESYAPKFFDFTVVRKRMTEMTKDEVATSGHIRINTKKFIQVLYFEAKRLMEIE, encoded by the coding sequence TTGTTTTATTATATCGTAGATGATGATGAAGTTTTCCGTTCGATGCTTTCGCAAATTATTGAGGATGGCGATCTTGGGGAAGTAATTGGAGAATCGGAAGATGGAGCGTTTATTGAAGCAGAACAGTTAAATTATAAAAAAGTGGACATTTTATTTATTGATTTACTAATGCCGATGAGAGACGGCATTGAAACAGTTCGCCATATAGCATCTTCATTTACTGGGAAAATTATTATGATTTCCCAAGTTGAATCGAAACAGCTCATTGGTGAGGCATATACACTTGGTGTGGAATATTATATTACAAAACCACTAAACAAAATAGAAGTAGTATCTGTTGTACGAAAAGTGATAGAACGTATTCGTTTGGAACGTTCTATATATGACATTCAAAAATCATTGAATAATGTGTTTCAGTGGGAAAAGCCGCAAATGCGTAATGAAACAGTGCAAGAAGGGAAAAAGATATCAGATTCAGGACGCTTCTTACTATCAGAACTCGGTATTGCGGGAGAGAACGGAAGTAAAGATTTACTTAGTATGCTGGAATATTTATATGGACAAGAAAAGGCTCAAACATTTGAGTTTGGATTTCCTGCTTTAAAAGATATCTTTCACCAAATAACAGTAAAAAAATTAGGGGAACTAGCTTCAGATGCAGATATAGAGAAGGAGAGAAAAGCATCTGAACAACGTGTAAGAAGAGCAATTTATCAATCATTAAATCATTTAGCCTCCCTTGGACTAACAGACTTTTCAAATCCGAAATTTGAAAGTTATGCTCCGAAGTTTTTTGATTTCACTGTAGTTAGAAAACGGATGACAGAAATGACAAAGGATGAGGTAGCGACTTCCGGTCATATACGAATTAATACGAAAAAATTTATTCAAGTGTTGTATTTTGAGGCGAAACGACTGATGGAGATAGAGTGA
- a CDS encoding helix-turn-helix transcriptional regulator has protein sequence MSLGEQLKKLRESKGFSQEDVAKKIGVTRQAVYKVKL, from the coding sequence ATGAGCTTAGGAGAACAGTTAAAAAAACTACGAGAGTCAAAGGGATTTTCACAAGAGGATGTTGCTAAAAAGATTGGTGTGACGAGGCAAGCGGTATATAAAGTGAAACTTTAA
- a CDS encoding sensor histidine kinase, whose protein sequence is MTPLNWNQLWKKDISLLIILMVVVPIAGELNFHPFNDTFRVSFGTPFFFFLLLFLRRIPAAAAGILVGICVVLFRVCLDWVMQGSFHMTESFYLRYPVFFYYFIYGSLFSLCRVNKFHQKPIVIGCLGITIEIIASMSELAIYHMVVLGTTITVSEVNKLIIIAIFRSFFALGFLNMMNLYETKLKESQVRKENEKMFMHLSNLYVESVHLKKTLQNAELITQEAYQLYRNLQANDDSSSKTALKIAGEVHEIKKDNQRIFAGLSKLLLDKNVVEYVEGHELTEMIVRINEKYAAMLGKDIRFSKHIEGEHAAYHVYTVLSIFNNLVANAVEAIEDRGLIHIKLYKREQHVIFEVIDDGPGIAQKYKKLVFKPGFTSKYDQTGTPSTGIGLSYIDEMVTELGGEVRLEDNENGNGCKFIVCLPECSLKREGE, encoded by the coding sequence GTGACGCCTTTGAATTGGAATCAATTATGGAAGAAAGATATATCCCTTTTAATTATATTAATGGTAGTTGTTCCGATTGCAGGAGAGCTTAATTTTCATCCTTTTAATGATACATTTCGGGTTAGCTTTGGGACGCCGTTCTTCTTCTTTTTATTACTATTTTTAAGAAGAATACCAGCAGCGGCTGCGGGTATTCTTGTCGGTATATGTGTAGTCTTATTCCGCGTATGTCTTGACTGGGTCATGCAAGGTTCATTTCATATGACAGAATCATTTTATTTGCGTTACCCTGTGTTCTTTTATTATTTTATTTATGGAAGTCTTTTTTCACTTTGTAGAGTGAATAAGTTTCATCAAAAGCCGATTGTTATAGGGTGCCTTGGAATTACAATTGAAATTATTGCAAGTATGTCAGAACTCGCAATTTATCATATGGTAGTGCTCGGTACAACGATAACAGTTTCTGAAGTAAATAAACTTATTATTATTGCTATTTTTCGTAGTTTCTTTGCACTCGGTTTTTTAAATATGATGAATTTATATGAAACGAAATTAAAAGAATCACAAGTTCGAAAAGAAAATGAAAAAATGTTCATGCACCTTTCAAATTTATATGTAGAATCTGTTCATTTGAAAAAAACGTTACAAAATGCAGAGTTGATTACACAAGAAGCATATCAACTATATCGAAACTTACAAGCGAACGATGATTCCAGCAGTAAAACAGCATTGAAAATAGCAGGAGAAGTGCACGAAATAAAAAAGGATAATCAAAGGATTTTTGCAGGGTTATCTAAACTGCTATTAGATAAAAATGTGGTGGAGTATGTAGAAGGTCATGAGCTTACAGAAATGATTGTAAGAATAAATGAAAAGTATGCTGCAATGTTAGGGAAAGATATACGTTTTTCTAAACATATAGAAGGTGAACACGCTGCATACCACGTGTATACAGTACTATCAATCTTTAATAACTTAGTTGCGAATGCAGTAGAAGCAATTGAAGATAGAGGTCTCATTCATATTAAATTATATAAACGAGAGCAACATGTAATCTTCGAAGTAATTGACGATGGCCCAGGTATCGCACAAAAGTATAAGAAATTAGTATTTAAGCCCGGGTTTACTTCAAAGTATGATCAAACAGGAACACCGTCCACAGGTATTGGACTTTCTTACATAGACGAAATGGTAACAGAGCTCGGCGGAGAAGTAAGGTTAGAAGACAATGAAAATGGGAACGGGTGTAAGTTTATTGTTTGTTTACCGGAGTGCAGTTTAAAGCGGGAAGGGGAATAG
- a CDS encoding helix-turn-helix domain-containing protein, whose amino-acid sequence MLKSFDEIYCLLKRGKWENDKSCPDIDNLILLSEMYNVTLDELIKGNQNIKEKIHINEEDEDFEKENEFGFYIGFGLLIMSAFIDYEGIQKMLLGIALFMMVFYFDMKKVILNEYRSFFRGREPKDMCDKK is encoded by the coding sequence ATGCTTAAAAGCTTTGATGAGATTTACTGCCTGTTAAAGCGGGGTAAGTGGGAGAATGATAAAAGTTGCCCTGATATTGATAATTTAATTTTACTAAGCGAAATGTACAATGTTACGCTCGATGAGTTAATAAAAGGGAATCAAAACATTAAAGAAAAAATACATATTAATGAAGAAGATGAGGATTTTGAGAAAGAGAACGAGTTTGGTTTTTATATTGGATTTGGTTTGTTAATAATGAGTGCTTTCATTGATTATGAAGGAATTCAAAAGATGTTATTAGGAATTGCGTTATTCATGATGGTTTTTTATTTTGATATGAAAAAAGTTATTTTGAATGAATATCGATCTTTTTTTCGAGGAAGAGAGCCAAAAGATATGTGTGATAAAAAATGA
- a CDS encoding DEAD/DEAH box helicase produces MGFTLNKSIIKEVCGETSYKRGEAYYKSNKVIVNHYDETKEICEATVKGNEDFHVTVEKAKKGDVVARCSCPSLASFQTYCQHVAAVLIQINYNQQTGGMGSVSSRNDQLTNGMFQLFADKPLRPKSKQHRFDTREILDVAFICSPVATKSGGALLGIQLKLAKTYLINHIREFLSKVEKRETFHYSNEFTYTPDIHSFKQETDVIIQHLIKIYHNEKMYEDALEVHAKQDESMIFIPPASWNDMLSALSRAEYVQLKQNEQLFHGLQISKGLLPLHFEFTKGNNGGFTLHIAGLNRVRVMEMYNNALYDGKLYHLPMEDCMRLIELQKMMIRSNSNQFYIPENKMEHFVAKVVPGLMKLGTVRIDEGISDRVETPSLKAKLYLDRVKNRLLAGLEFHYGNVVINPLEEDGQPSVFNRDEKKEKEILDIMSESAFAKTEGGYFMHNEDAEYNFLYHIVPTLKGLVDIYATTAIKLRIHKGDTAPLIRVRRKERIDWLSFRFDIKGIPEAEIKGVLVALEEKRKYYRLANGSLLSLESKEFNEINQFVKESGIRKEFLHGEEVNVPLIRSVKWMNGLHEGNVLSLDESVQDLVESIQNPKKLKFTVPQTLRAVMREYQVYGFEWMKTLAYYRFGGILADDMGLGKTLQSIAYIDSVLPEIREKKLPILVVSPSSLVYNWLSELKKFAPHIRAVIADGNQAERRKILKDVAEFDVVITSYPLLRRDIRSYARPFHTLFLDEAQAFKNPTTQTARAVKTIQAEYRFGLTGTPVENSLEELWSIFHVVFPELLPGRKEFGDLRREDIAKRVKPFVLRRLKEDVLKELPDKIEHLQSSELLPDQKRLYAAYLAKLREETLKHLDKDTLRKNKIRILAGLTRLRQICCHPALFVDDYKGSSAKFEQLLDILEECRSTGKRILIFSQFTKMLSIIGRELNRQAIPYFYLDGNTPSQERVELCNRFNEGEGDLFLISLKAGGTGLNLTGADTVILYDLWWNPAVEQQAADRAYRMGQKNTVQVIKLVAHGTIEEKMHELQESKKNLIAEVIEPGEEKLSSITEEEIRDILMI; encoded by the coding sequence ATGGGTTTTACATTAAATAAATCGATTATTAAAGAAGTTTGCGGAGAAACCTCATATAAAAGAGGCGAAGCTTATTATAAATCAAATAAAGTAATCGTGAATCACTATGATGAAACGAAAGAAATTTGCGAGGCGACGGTAAAAGGGAACGAAGATTTTCATGTTACGGTAGAAAAAGCTAAAAAAGGTGATGTTGTTGCGAGATGTAGTTGCCCGTCATTAGCCTCTTTCCAAACGTACTGTCAACATGTTGCAGCTGTACTGATACAAATAAATTATAATCAGCAAACGGGTGGAATGGGCTCTGTTAGTAGCAGAAATGATCAATTAACAAATGGGATGTTTCAGTTGTTTGCAGACAAACCACTGAGACCAAAAAGTAAACAACACCGTTTTGATACGCGTGAAATATTAGATGTTGCGTTTATATGTTCACCAGTAGCGACGAAAAGCGGTGGGGCTCTTCTTGGGATTCAGTTAAAACTTGCGAAAACATATCTTATAAATCATATTAGAGAATTTCTTTCTAAAGTGGAGAAGAGAGAGACTTTTCATTATTCCAATGAATTTACATACACGCCAGATATACACAGTTTTAAACAAGAAACGGACGTGATTATACAACACCTCATTAAAATATATCATAATGAAAAAATGTATGAAGATGCACTAGAAGTACATGCGAAACAAGATGAAAGTATGATATTTATACCGCCGGCTTCGTGGAATGATATGCTCTCTGCACTTTCTAGGGCCGAGTATGTACAGCTGAAACAAAATGAGCAACTGTTTCACGGGTTACAAATTTCAAAAGGTTTATTGCCATTACATTTTGAGTTTACAAAAGGGAATAATGGCGGGTTTACACTTCATATAGCCGGCCTAAATCGTGTTCGAGTTATGGAGATGTATAATAACGCTCTTTACGATGGGAAACTATATCATTTACCTATGGAAGATTGTATGCGACTTATTGAATTGCAAAAGATGATGATTCGCTCAAATAGCAATCAGTTTTATATTCCTGAAAATAAGATGGAACACTTCGTAGCAAAAGTTGTGCCTGGATTAATGAAACTTGGAACAGTGCGCATTGATGAAGGAATATCCGATCGTGTTGAAACGCCGTCGTTAAAAGCAAAACTGTATTTAGATCGAGTGAAAAATCGTTTGTTAGCAGGTCTCGAATTCCATTATGGAAACGTCGTGATTAATCCGCTAGAAGAAGACGGGCAACCGTCTGTCTTTAATCGTGATGAGAAAAAGGAAAAAGAGATTTTAGACATTATGAGTGAAAGTGCTTTTGCGAAAACAGAAGGTGGCTACTTTATGCATAATGAAGATGCTGAGTATAACTTTTTATATCACATCGTTCCAACGTTAAAGGGTTTAGTTGATATTTACGCGACGACAGCAATTAAATTACGCATTCATAAAGGTGATACCGCACCTCTTATTAGAGTGAGAAGAAAAGAAAGAATTGATTGGTTATCATTTCGTTTTGATATAAAAGGAATACCGGAAGCGGAAATAAAAGGTGTGTTAGTGGCTCTGGAAGAGAAACGCAAATATTACCGACTAGCGAATGGTTCTTTATTATCACTAGAGAGCAAAGAGTTTAATGAAATTAATCAGTTTGTAAAAGAATCAGGTATTCGAAAAGAATTTTTACATGGGGAAGAAGTGAATGTTCCGCTTATTCGAAGTGTAAAATGGATGAACGGACTTCACGAAGGTAATGTTTTAAGCTTAGATGAGTCTGTGCAAGATTTAGTTGAAAGCATTCAAAACCCGAAAAAATTAAAGTTTACAGTGCCGCAAACTTTACGTGCTGTAATGAGAGAGTATCAAGTATACGGATTCGAGTGGATGAAAACACTCGCCTATTACCGTTTTGGCGGTATTTTAGCAGACGACATGGGACTTGGAAAAACGTTGCAAAGTATTGCTTATATAGATTCTGTTTTGCCTGAAATTCGAGAGAAGAAGCTCCCTATATTAGTCGTTTCTCCATCGTCTCTAGTTTACAACTGGTTAAGCGAGTTGAAAAAATTCGCGCCGCATATTAGAGCGGTTATTGCAGATGGAAATCAAGCAGAGCGACGAAAAATCTTAAAAGATGTAGCAGAATTTGATGTCGTAATTACGTCATATCCATTACTAAGAAGAGATATAAGGTCTTATGCGAGGCCGTTTCATACGCTGTTTCTTGATGAAGCACAGGCGTTTAAAAATCCTACAACGCAAACTGCAAGAGCAGTGAAAACAATTCAAGCTGAATATCGTTTTGGACTAACGGGAACGCCTGTAGAAAATTCATTAGAAGAGCTATGGTCTATTTTCCACGTTGTATTTCCAGAATTATTACCAGGAAGAAAAGAATTCGGTGATTTAAGGCGTGAGGATATAGCGAAGCGCGTAAAACCTTTCGTATTAAGACGATTAAAAGAAGATGTATTAAAGGAGCTGCCAGATAAAATAGAGCACTTACAGTCATCGGAGTTATTACCAGATCAAAAGAGACTATATGCTGCTTATTTAGCGAAATTAAGAGAAGAAACGTTAAAACATTTAGACAAAGATACGTTACGTAAAAATAAAATTAGAATTTTAGCTGGCTTAACGAGATTACGACAAATTTGCTGTCATCCCGCTCTATTCGTTGATGATTATAAAGGGAGTTCAGCTAAATTTGAGCAACTGTTAGACATACTAGAGGAATGTAGAAGTACCGGTAAGAGAATTTTAATTTTTTCTCAATTTACAAAGATGCTGTCCATTATTGGTCGTGAATTAAATCGTCAAGCGATTCCATACTTTTATTTAGACGGAAATACACCTTCGCAAGAACGTGTAGAGCTATGTAATCGATTTAACGAAGGCGAAGGGGACCTATTTCTCATTTCTTTAAAAGCTGGTGGTACGGGGCTTAACTTAACGGGTGCCGATACGGTTATATTATACGATTTATGGTGGAATCCAGCTGTTGAACAACAAGCAGCAGATCGGGCATATCGGATGGGACAGAAAAATACGGTACAAGTTATTAAGTTAGTGGCTCACGGAACAATAGAGGAAAAAATGCATGAACTGCAAGAGAGTAAGAAAAATTTAATTGCTGAAGTGATTGAGCCTGGAGAAGAGAAATTATCATCAATCACAGAAGAAGAAATTCGAGATATTTTAATGATCTAA
- a CDS encoding VOC family protein gives MTNNKLLRMDNVSIVVESLDNAISFFEEIGLKLEGRATVEGEWAGRVTGLGSQCVEIAMMVTPDGHSRIELSRFLTPPAIADHRKAPVNALGYLRVMFTVEDIDEMVSRLTTKHSAQLVGEVVQYENSYRLCYIRGTEGILIGLAEELSNK, from the coding sequence ATGACAAACAACAAATTACTCAGAATGGATAATGTCAGCATCGTTGTAGAATCCCTTGATAATGCAATCTCTTTCTTCGAGGAGATTGGGTTAAAACTCGAAGGGCGCGCCACTGTCGAAGGTGAATGGGCTGGTCGCGTAACCGGACTCGGTTCTCAGTGCGTAGAGATTGCTATGATGGTTACACCAGATGGCCATAGCCGCATTGAACTTTCGCGATTTCTTACCCCGCCTGCTATAGCAGATCACCGGAAAGCTCCTGTCAACGCCCTCGGTTATTTGCGCGTCATGTTCACCGTTGAAGACATTGACGAAATGGTATCTAGGCTTACTACTAAGCATAGTGCTCAGCTCGTTGGCGAAGTAGTTCAATACGAGAACTCTTACCGTCTCTGCTACATTCGTGGAACTGAAGGCATTTTAATCGGTTTAGCGGAAGAACTTAGTAACAAGTAA
- a CDS encoding aspartate kinase, with protein sequence METIVQKFGGTSVGSVERIQHVANLIIEEYERGHSIVSVVSAMGKSTDELVALANAITENPSKREMDMLLSTGEQVTISLLTMALQAKGYNAISLTGWQAGITTESVHSSARITEINTDRIQSYLTKGTIVIVAGFQGVSEDLEITTLGRGGSDTTAVALAAALNAKKCDIYTDVTGVYTTDPRVVKDAYKLDEISYDEMLELANLGAGVLHPRAVEFAKNHNVILEVRSSMEQENGTIVKGECNMEQQSIVKGIAFEDNITRITVKGLEQGSLSTVFSTLAAAHINVDIIIQSITNEGTVHLSFSIHSNDLRETLAVLEQNQEALHYESVEYENHLAKVSIVGSGMVSNPGVAANMFTTLKEEDIHIKMVSTSEIKVSVVIDRLHLVTGVEALHQSFMAKIEPLVQMS encoded by the coding sequence ATGGAAACGATTGTACAAAAATTTGGTGGCACTTCTGTCGGAAGCGTTGAACGCATTCAACATGTAGCAAATTTAATTATTGAAGAATATGAACGAGGACATAGTATCGTCTCTGTCGTTTCAGCAATGGGGAAAAGTACAGACGAACTTGTAGCACTTGCTAACGCGATTACAGAAAATCCGAGTAAACGCGAAATGGATATGCTTCTATCAACAGGAGAGCAAGTCACTATTTCATTATTAACGATGGCATTACAAGCAAAAGGTTATAACGCAATTTCATTAACAGGATGGCAAGCTGGTATTACGACAGAATCTGTACATAGTAGTGCACGGATTACTGAAATTAATACGGATCGAATTCAGTCTTATCTTACTAAAGGCACGATTGTTATTGTAGCTGGTTTCCAAGGAGTTAGTGAAGACCTTGAAATTACAACGCTTGGACGTGGTGGTTCTGATACAACTGCTGTTGCATTAGCTGCGGCACTGAACGCAAAAAAATGTGATATTTACACAGATGTGACCGGCGTATATACGACGGATCCACGAGTTGTAAAAGATGCTTATAAATTAGATGAAATTTCTTATGACGAAATGTTAGAACTTGCAAATCTCGGTGCTGGTGTATTACACCCGCGTGCTGTTGAGTTTGCTAAAAATCATAATGTCATTTTAGAAGTTCGCTCAAGTATGGAACAAGAAAATGGAACAATTGTAAAAGGAGAATGTAACATGGAACAACAATCAATCGTTAAAGGTATTGCATTTGAAGATAATATTACACGCATCACAGTGAAAGGATTGGAACAAGGATCGCTTTCAACTGTTTTCTCTACATTAGCAGCGGCACATATTAATGTAGACATCATCATTCAAAGTATTACAAATGAAGGAACTGTTCATCTCTCCTTCTCCATCCATTCTAATGATTTAAGAGAAACGTTAGCAGTGTTGGAACAAAATCAAGAGGCACTTCACTATGAATCAGTAGAATATGAAAATCATTTAGCAAAAGTATCAATTGTAGGATCTGGTATGGTCTCTAATCCAGGTGTCGCTGCGAATATGTTCACTACTTTAAAAGAAGAAGATATTCATATTAAAATGGTAAGTACATCAGAAATTAAAGTGTCTGTCGTTATTGACCGCCTTCATTTAGTAACAGGTGTCGAGGCGCTGCATCAATCATTTATGGCGAAAATTGAGCCTTTAGTGCAGATGAGTTAA